The Sesamum indicum cultivar Zhongzhi No. 13 linkage group LG1, S_indicum_v1.0, whole genome shotgun sequence genome includes a window with the following:
- the LOC105171071 gene encoding IRK-interacting protein gives MYRIREMVEMEGGASSKQPQQISDMFQKFALAFRTKTYELFAEDSAAADSDGDVTLLLDSAEEFIPDQKVVVIKPDSSSSPDYSGAHLIRALVPSLFATLSSFEASYLQFQAAHVPDIDKDALELADKSIVSILQKLTEMKNFYKDSKNRSLGSNSGFDFPAASFLEFQVQENQSKLRILETVVNSLQSQIDVKDDEVRDLRKKLDKIRASSANLTRKLGLKEENMGPGMEVLLTIRVFEAMLGDSIKSLRCFTKLLIDLMTRAGWDLEEASNYVYSGVDYAKKGHFRYAFLSYVCLGMFQNFDKNDFGLCDSDTICNGNGPKHSENGVIDSESNGYLRQLIEHIASNPMEILGKNPKCEFSRFCKRKYEELIHPTMESSIFSNLDRKEKVLDSWKSLTVFYESFVRMASSIWLLQKLAYSFNPAVEIFQVERGVEFSMVYMEDVLGKCNLPRKTRQRVEFTVVPGFKVGRTVIQSQVYLTGLTGTEQ, from the coding sequence CGACTCCGATGGTGACGTCACCCTACTCCTCGACTCCGCTGAGGAATTCATCCCTGACCAGAAGGTTGTCGTCATTAAACCGGACTCGAGTTCCAGCCCGGATTATTCGGGTGCCCATTTAATCAGAGCTTTAGTTCCTTCTCTCTTTGCCACTCTCTCCTCCTTCGAAGCTTCGTATTTGCAATTTCAGGCAGCCCATGTGCCGGATATTGACAAGGATGCCCTCGAACTGGCTGATAAGTCGATTGTCTCAATTCTCCAGAAATTGACTGAGATGAAGAACTTTTACAAGGATTCGAAGAACAGGAGCTTAGGTTCGAATAGCGGTTTTGACTTTCCAGCGGCGTCGTTCTTGGAATTTCAAGTGCAGGAGAATCAGAGCAAGCTCAGGATTTTGGAGACTGTAGTTAACTCCCTGCAATCCCAGATTGATGTTAAGGATGATGAAGTGAGGGATTTGaggaaaaaattggataaaattcGGGCTTCTAGTGCCAATTTAACCCGAAAATTGGGTTTGAAAGAGGAGAATATGGGTCCAGGGATGGAGGTTCTGTTGACAATTCGGGTTTTTGAAGCAATGTTGGGCGATTCAATTAAGTCATTGCGTTGTTTTACAAAGttgttaattgatttgatgacGAGGGCTGGGTGGGATTTGGAGGAAGCGTCTAATTACGTTTATTCAGGGGTGGATTATGCGAAAAAGGGGCATTTCCGGTATGCATTTCTCTCTTATGTTTGTTTGGGTAtgttccaaaattttgataagaaTGATTTTGGATTATGTGATAGCGATACTATATGCAATGGGAATGGCCCTAAACATAGTGAAAATGGTGTAATTGATAGTGAGAGCAATGGTTATTTGAGGCAGTTAATTGAACATATTGCGAGCAATCCCATGGAGATTTTGGGTAAGAACCCAAAATGTGAGTTTTCACGGTTTTGTAAGAGGAAGTATGAGGAACTTATTCATCCAACAATGGAATCATCAATTTTTAGCAATTTAGATAGGAAGGAGAAGGTGTTGGACTCATGGAAGTCGTTGACTGTGTTTTATGAGTCGTTTGTTAGGATGGCAAGCTCCATATGGCTGCTCCAGAAATTGGCATATTCATTTAACCCTGCGGTTGAGATATTTCAGGTGGAGAGAGGAGTAGAGTTTTCAATGGTCTACATGGAGGATGTTTTgggaaaatgtaatttgccAAGAAAAACGAGGCAAAGAGTTGAGTTCACTGTTGTTCCTGGGTTCAAAGTTGGGAGGACAGTCATTCAGTCCCAGGTTTATCTCACTGGCTTAACGGGTACTGAGCAGTga
- the LOC105171079 gene encoding axial regulator YABBY 1, producing MSSSSAAFAPDHHHLSPSEQLCYVHCNFCDTVLAVSVPCTSLFKTVTVRCGHCTNLLSVNMRGLLLPAANQLHLGHSFFSPQNLLEEIRNSPSNLLINQPSPNESLMPVRGIDELPKPPVANRPPEKRQRVPSAYNRFIKDEIQRIKAGNPDISHREAFSAAAKNWAHFPHIHFGLMPDQPVKKPNVCQQEGDDVLMKDGFLAPANVGVSPY from the exons atgtCCTCTTCATCTGCCGCTTTTGCACcggaccaccaccacctcTCTCCTTCCGAGCAGCTCTGTTATGTCCATTGCAACTTCTGCGACACTGTCCTCgcg GTGAGTGTACCTTGCACAAGCTTGTTCAAGACTGTGACAGTGAGATGTGGGCATTGCACCAACCTTCTGTCTGTGAACATGCGTGGGCTGCTCCTCCCGGCTGCCAATCAGCTTCATCTTGGCCACTCATTCTTCTCTCCTCAGAATCTTCTg GAGGAGATTCGAAACTCGCCCTCGAACTTGCTGATCAATCAGCCGAGTCCAAACGAGTCCCTGATGCCTGTTCGAGGAATCGATGAGCTCCCCAAGCCTCCAGTAGCTAACAGAC CCCCGGAGAAAAGACAGAGAGTGCCTTCTGCTTACAACCGCTTCATCAA GGACGAGATCCAACGTATCAAAGCTGGAAACCCTGATATAAGCCATAGGGAGGCGTTCAGCGCAGCTGCAAAGAAT TGGGCCCACTTCCCACACATTCACTTCGGTCTCATGCCTGATCAACCCGTGAAGAAACCAAACGTATGCCAACAG GAAGGAGACGATGTTCTGATGAAAGATGGGTTTCTTGCTCCTGCCAACGTGGGTGTCTCTCCTTACTAA